In the genome of Streptomyces sp. SAI-127, the window ACCTGGGCGGACATCCGCTACCGGGAGGACGGGAACGTCGGGTTCCTCTCGTTCTCCTTCCCCGGCGGTGCCATGAGCACGGAGCAGTGCCGACGTCTGCTGGACGCCTACCGGGAAGCGTGCGAGCGACCCACGTCCGTACTGGTACTGGGCGGCGAACGGGACTTCTTCTCCAACGGGATCCACCTGGGCGTCATCGAGGCCGCGGACGACCCCGCTGCCGAGTCCTGGGCGAACATCAACGCCATCGACGATCTGGTCGAGGCGGTCCTCACGACGACGGACCGGCTGGTGGTCGCGGCGGTCGCGGGCAACGCCGCCGCGGGCGGGGTGATGCTCGCCCTGGCGGCCGACGAGGTGTGGTGCCGCTCGGGCGCCGTGCTGAACCCCCACTACCGCCTGATGGGCCTGTACGGCTCCGAGTACTGGACGCACACCCTGCCGCGCAGGGTGGGTGCCGCGACGGCCGAACGGCTCCTCGATGAGGCACTGCCCGTGAGCTCGGCGAGCGCACTGCGCCTGGGGCTCGTCGACCGGGTGGTCGACTGCTCTCCTGACGAGTTCGCGCGGGAGGTCGGCGGCCTGGCGGCCCGTCTGGCGTCACTGCCTGCGACGGCGTCACGGATCACCGCGAAGAAGACGGAGCTGGACCGGCTGGAGAGCGTGACCCCGCTGGCCGGCTTCCGTGAGCAGGAGCTGGCCCGGATGCGCCGGACCTTCGACGACCCGGATGCCCCGTACCACTCGCTGCGTCGTGCCTTCGTCCACAAGGAGCGGCCGGCGTGCACCCCGCCGCACCTCGGTCCCGCCCAGGTTGCGCAAACCGGGCCGACCCCCTCCGCCGCGGATGTCACCGGAACGGCCCTCCATGGCATCTCATCGCGGCCGAACGGCTGATACGAAGAAAAGCGATGGTCGAAATCTGGGCTTTCATCCCTTACCTCCCCAGGAGGCGGTCCCATGACTGAGGCGACGACGGACACGGTCGACGCTGCGGACGCGAGCGGCGCGCCCGCCGACGAGACACCCACGATCCACATTCTCTGGATCAACGCGGGCCTGAGCTGCGACGGTGACTCGGTCGCGTTGACGGCGGCCATGCAGCCCAGCATCGAGGAGATCGTGCTCGGTGTGCTGCCGGGCCTTCCCAAGATCGCCGTCCACTGGCCGCTCATCGACTTCGAGTGCGGTCCGGTCGGCGGCTCGGACACGTTCATCGAGTGGTTCTTCAAGGGGGAGCGGGGCGAGATCGACCCGTTCGTCCTGGTCGTCGAGGGCTCCATCCCCAACGAGGCGATCAAGCCCGAGGGCTATTGGTGCGGCTTCGGCGACAACCCGGAGACCGGCCAGCCGATCACCACCAGCGAGTGGATCGACCGCCTCGCCCCGAAGGCCCTGGCGGTCGTCGCCATCGGCACCTGCGCCACCTACGGCGGCATCCACGCGATGGCGGGCAACCCGACCGGCGCGATGGGCGTGCCGGACTACCTCGGCTGGGACTGGAAGTCCCACGCCGGCATCCCCATCGTGTGCGTCCCCGGCTGTCCGATCCAGCCCGACAACTTCTCCGAGACGCTCACCTACCTGCTCTACCAGGCGGCCGGCGCCGCCCCGATGATCCCGCTGGACGACAAGCTGCGCCCGACCTGGCTGTTCGGGGCCACCGTGCACGAGGGCTGCGACCGCGCGGGCTACTACGAGCAGGGCCAGTTCGCCCTGTCGTACGACTCACCGACATGCCTGGTCAAGCTCGGCTGCTGGGGCCCGGTCGTCAAGTGCAACGTGCCCAAGCGCGGCTGGATGAACGGGATCGGCGGCTGCCCCAACGTCGGCGGCATCTGCATCGCCTGCACCATGCCCGGGTTCCCCGACAAGTTCATGCCGTTCATGGACGAGCCCCCCGGCGCCAAGGTGTCCAGCGGCGCCAGCGGAGCCTACGGCGCAGTGGTCCGCAAGCTGCGGTCGATCACCGCGAAGACGGTGGACAAGGAGCCCAAGTGGCGCCGCACCGGAGACAAGATCACCACCGGATACCGGCCCCCCTGGTGAGCATCCGCCCCCCGTAATCAGCTCCCCGCTTCGTGCACCCCCACCCGAACCTCCCGCGCAACGAAGGGCACGGCACACAGATGGCACCGACGACGAAGGCGGCCGGCGACGGCAGCGGCCTGGTGGAGATGGCCTGGGACCCGATCACCCGGATCGTGGGCAGCCTGGGCATCCACACGAAGATCGACTTCAAGCAGAAGCGGGTCGCGGAGTGCTACAGCACCTCGTCGGTCTTCCGTGGCTACAGCGTCTTCATGCGCGGCAAGGACCCCCGCGACGCGCACTTCATCACCAGCCGCATCTGCGGGATCTGCGGAGACAACCACGCCACCTGCTCGGTGTACACGCAGAACATGGCGTACGGCGTGAAGCCCCCGCACCTCGCTGAGTGGATCATCAACCTCGGCGAGTCCGCGGAGTACATGTTCGACCACAACATCTTCCAGGAGAACCTGGTAGGGGTCGACTACTGCGAGAAGATGGTCAAGGAGACCAACCCCGGCGTCCTCGAGCTCGCCGAGCGCACCGAGGCCCCGCACGCCGCGGAGCACGGCTACCGCACGATCGCCGACATCATGCGCTCGCTCAACCCCCTGGAGGGCGAGTTCTACCGCGAGGCCCTCCAGGTCAGCCGCTACACGCGGGAGATGTTCTGCCTGATGGAGGGCCGCCATGTGCACCCCTCCACGCTCTACCCGGGCGGCGTCGGCACCATCGCCTCCGTGCAGCTCTTCACGGACTACCTCAGCCGCCTGATGCGGTACGTGGAGTTCATGAAGCGGGTCGTGCCCCTGCACGACGACCTGTTCGACTTCTTCTACGAGGCGCTGCCCGGGTACGAGGAAGTGGGCCGCCGGCGTGTCCTGCTCGGGTGCTGGGGCGCGCTCAACGACCCCGAGTACTGCGACTTCACCTACGCCAACATGACCGACTGGGGCCGGCGCATGTTCGTCACGCCCGGCATCATCGTCGACGGCAAGCTCGTCACCAACGACCTCACCGAGATCAACCTCGGCATCCGCATCCTGCTGGGCAGCTCCTACTACGAGGACTGGCAGGGCCAGGAGCAGTTCGTCACCCATGACCCGCTCGGCAACCCGGTGGACCCCCGCCACCCGTGGAACCAGCACACCATCCCCACCCCGCAGAAGCGGAACTTCGACGACAAGTACAGCTGGGTCATGTCCCCGCGCTGGTTCGACGGCAAGGACCACCTCGCCCTGGACACCGGTGGCGGCCCCATCGCCCGCCTGTGGTCGACCGCCCTGTCCGGTCTCGTCGACATCGGGTACGTCAAGGCCACCGGCCAGAGCGTGGTCATCAACCTGCCCCGCACCATGACCAAGCCGGAGACCACCTTCGAGTGGAAGATCCCGAAGTGGTCCAACGCGCTGGAGCGCAACCGCGCCCGCACCTACTTCCAGGCGTACGCCGCCGCCGTCGCCCTGCACTGTGCGGAGAAGGGGCTGGCGGAGGTCCGCGCCGGACGCACCCAGACCTGGGAGAAGTTCGAGGTTCCGGACGAGAGCATCGGCGTCGGCTTCACCGAGGCGGTCCGCGGTGTCCTCTCCCACCACATGGTGATCCGGGACGGCAAGATCGCCAACTACCACCCGTACCCGCCGACCCCCTGGAACGCCAGCGTCCGGGACACCTACGGCACGCCCGGCCCGTACGAGGACGCCGTGCAGAACACGCCCATCTTCGAGGAGAACACCCCGGAGAACTTCAAGGGCATCGACATCATGCGCGCCGTCCGCAGCTTCGACCCCTGTCTGCCCTGTGGCGTCCACATGTACGTCGGGGGCGGCAAGACGGTGAAGTCGATGCACGTGCCCACCGGCCTGAGCGGACTGGGCGGATGAGCGCGGTCAGCTCCGCGGAGCAGACGGGGCGCCGCGTCGAGGAGGTCCTCGACAGGCTGGCCGAGCGCGGCGACACGGCCGCCGCCGCGGCCGCGGAGGAACTCGTCCGCTCCCTCATGGACTTCTACGGTGCCGGTCTCGCCCGCATCCTCCACCTGCTGTCCGCCGCTCCCGGCGAGGCAGCGGCACGCCTCCTGGGCGACGACCTGGTCGCGAGCCTGCTCGTCCTGCACGACCTGCACCCCGAGGACCG includes:
- a CDS encoding enoyl-CoA hydratase-related protein, translated to MHILILASAFNSLTQRVHAELRDRGHAVAVELALPDSRLAETVRRHAPRLVVAPMLKTAIPEEVWTAHTCLVVHPGPVGDRGPSSLDWAIHEGVDQWGVTVLQADGEMDAGDVWASVPCRVPPVSKSELYRGEIADAALEAVLLAVERFAGSTYVPREQDGAQTAEARPRPYLDQSVRRIDWAEDSTHDVLRKLRAADSQPGVLDVLLGREWYLHGGHPERVLRGRPGELLATRAGAVCRATKDGAVWIPELRPRRVPGQPPTYKLPAVRALGDLLPPLPDQALPLLPEVRHRTWADIRYREDGNVGFLSFSFPGGAMSTEQCRRLLDAYREACERPTSVLVLGGERDFFSNGIHLGVIEAADDPAAESWANINAIDDLVEAVLTTTDRLVVAAVAGNAAAGGVMLALAADEVWCRSGAVLNPHYRLMGLYGSEYWTHTLPRRVGAATAERLLDEALPVSSASALRLGLVDRVVDCSPDEFAREVGGLAARLASLPATASRITAKKTELDRLESVTPLAGFREQELARMRRTFDDPDAPYHSLRRAFVHKERPACTPPHLGPAQVAQTGPTPSAADVTGTALHGISSRPNG
- a CDS encoding hydrogenase expression protein HypE, with translation MTEATTDTVDAADASGAPADETPTIHILWINAGLSCDGDSVALTAAMQPSIEEIVLGVLPGLPKIAVHWPLIDFECGPVGGSDTFIEWFFKGERGEIDPFVLVVEGSIPNEAIKPEGYWCGFGDNPETGQPITTSEWIDRLAPKALAVVAIGTCATYGGIHAMAGNPTGAMGVPDYLGWDWKSHAGIPIVCVPGCPIQPDNFSETLTYLLYQAAGAAPMIPLDDKLRPTWLFGATVHEGCDRAGYYEQGQFALSYDSPTCLVKLGCWGPVVKCNVPKRGWMNGIGGCPNVGGICIACTMPGFPDKFMPFMDEPPGAKVSSGASGAYGAVVRKLRSITAKTVDKEPKWRRTGDKITTGYRPPW
- a CDS encoding nickel-dependent hydrogenase large subunit — encoded protein: MAPTTKAAGDGSGLVEMAWDPITRIVGSLGIHTKIDFKQKRVAECYSTSSVFRGYSVFMRGKDPRDAHFITSRICGICGDNHATCSVYTQNMAYGVKPPHLAEWIINLGESAEYMFDHNIFQENLVGVDYCEKMVKETNPGVLELAERTEAPHAAEHGYRTIADIMRSLNPLEGEFYREALQVSRYTREMFCLMEGRHVHPSTLYPGGVGTIASVQLFTDYLSRLMRYVEFMKRVVPLHDDLFDFFYEALPGYEEVGRRRVLLGCWGALNDPEYCDFTYANMTDWGRRMFVTPGIIVDGKLVTNDLTEINLGIRILLGSSYYEDWQGQEQFVTHDPLGNPVDPRHPWNQHTIPTPQKRNFDDKYSWVMSPRWFDGKDHLALDTGGGPIARLWSTALSGLVDIGYVKATGQSVVINLPRTMTKPETTFEWKIPKWSNALERNRARTYFQAYAAAVALHCAEKGLAEVRAGRTQTWEKFEVPDESIGVGFTEAVRGVLSHHMVIRDGKIANYHPYPPTPWNASVRDTYGTPGPYEDAVQNTPIFEENTPENFKGIDIMRAVRSFDPCLPCGVHMYVGGGKTVKSMHVPTGLSGLGG